The Actinomycetota bacterium genome has a segment encoding these proteins:
- a CDS encoding UvrD-helicase domain-containing protein — translation PKSVQEAISATKNMLRDSEDYARKAFDPFEKMVAHVFKNYEKELKEADALDFDDLLLFTVNLFKEYPDTLQKYQQQFKYILVDEFQDTNLAQNELILMLFDGRNKVFAVGDDDQSIYSWRGAQIKNIINFDKNFGNTRIIKLEQNYRSTSNILGAANELIRNNYSRSKKELWTSNPAGELITRYRAQNEQEEAKYIAEKILKIKDNENKSFKDFAIFYRTNAQSRVIEETFIREKIPYRIFGGLKFYDRKEIKDMLAYLKLVSNPNDFVSLQRVINVPARGIGKVSMDNIAKYAFKNDISFCEAFYDFDKINTLNSGIKSKIRNFIKLIELLADYAMKNTISRTLEFIWEKTGYIKELNEENTIEAMSRIENLRELLTVIKEFEERHETANSEKLELVEFLQEIALISDIDNFDESADTVILMTLHNAKGLEFDNVFMIGMEEGIFPHIRSITSGYDDIEEERRLCYVGMTRAKNKLIMTSSIMHFIYGDQRERLVSRFIEEIPKKYFIDENPLVKNQFIFSRNRVKKDINPDFKREKDFMGFATGDIVEHKLWGDGEILRVKNITDDLELDVAFKSAGLKKLLASIAPIKKKSK, via the coding sequence CCCAAATCTGTCCAGGAAGCTATCAGCGCTACAAAAAATATGCTCAGAGACTCTGAAGATTATGCAAGAAAAGCATTCGATCCTTTTGAAAAAATGGTTGCGCATGTATTTAAAAATTATGAAAAGGAATTAAAAGAAGCGGATGCGCTTGATTTTGACGATCTTCTGCTTTTTACGGTAAATCTTTTTAAGGAATATCCTGATACTCTTCAGAAATATCAGCAGCAGTTTAAATATATACTGGTAGATGAATTCCAGGATACCAATCTTGCCCAGAACGAACTTATTCTTATGCTGTTTGATGGCAGAAACAAAGTATTTGCAGTGGGAGATGACGATCAGAGTATTTATTCGTGGCGGGGAGCTCAGATAAAAAACATAATTAATTTTGATAAAAATTTTGGCAATACAAGAATAATCAAACTTGAACAGAATTATAGATCCACATCAAACATACTCGGCGCTGCAAATGAACTTATCAGGAACAATTACTCAAGAAGCAAAAAAGAGTTGTGGACAAGCAATCCTGCAGGTGAACTTATAACCAGATACAGGGCGCAGAACGAACAGGAAGAAGCAAAGTATATCGCTGAGAAAATATTAAAAATAAAAGACAATGAAAATAAGAGCTTTAAGGATTTTGCCATATTTTACAGGACCAATGCCCAGTCCAGAGTGATTGAAGAGACTTTTATAAGAGAAAAAATACCTTACAGAATTTTTGGGGGCCTTAAATTTTATGACAGGAAAGAAATCAAGGATATGCTTGCTTACTTAAAGCTTGTCTCCAACCCCAATGATTTTGTGAGTTTACAGAGAGTCATAAATGTTCCTGCCAGAGGCATAGGAAAAGTATCCATGGACAATATCGCAAAATATGCTTTTAAGAATGATATAAGTTTCTGTGAGGCATTTTATGATTTTGACAAAATAAATACTTTGAATTCGGGCATAAAATCAAAAATCAGGAACTTCATAAAGCTTATTGAGCTACTGGCTGATTATGCTATGAAAAATACAATAAGCCGGACCCTGGAGTTTATATGGGAAAAGACGGGTTATATAAAAGAGCTAAATGAAGAGAATACGATTGAGGCTATGAGCAGGATAGAAAACCTGCGAGAGCTGCTCACGGTTATCAAAGAGTTTGAGGAGAGGCATGAAACCGCAAATTCAGAGAAGCTTGAACTTGTTGAGTTCCTTCAGGAAATTGCTCTGATTTCCGATATTGATAATTTCGATGAAAGTGCCGATACAGTTATTCTTATGACCCTTCATAATGCCAAAGGGTTGGAGTTTGACAATGTGTTTATGATCGGAATGGAAGAAGGCATTTTCCCTCACATAAGAAGTATAACTTCCGGCTATGATGATATTGAGGAGGAAAGAAGACTTTGCTATGTGGGAATGACCAGGGCAAAAAACAAACTTATTATGACTTCTTCAATAATGCATTTTATTTACGGAGACCAGCGTGAGAGGCTTGTTTCCAGATTTATTGAGGAGATACCGAAAAAGTATTTTATAGATGAAAATCCGTTAGTAAAAAATCAGTTTATTTTTTCACGGAACAGGGTAAAGAAAGATATTAATCCTGATTTTAAAAGGGAAAAAGACTTTATGGGGTTTGCAACAGGGGATATTGTTGAGCACAAACTATGGGGAGACGGCGAGATACTGAGGGTAAAAAATATTACCGATGATCTGGAGTTGGATGTTGCTTTCAAGTCCGCCGGTCTTAAGAAGCTGCTTGCAAGTATTGCTCCCATAAAAAAGAAGAGCAAATGA